The Gehongia tenuis sequence CCGCCGGGTGGAGCGGGAGCGAACGCCCGGCCAGGTCCTTTCCGCGCCGCCGGAACTGAAGGAGGCGCTTGCGGCCCTGCCCTATGAACTCACCGGCGCTCAAAAGCGGGTGCTCGGGGAAATCCTTGACGATTTGTCAAGGCCCCATCCCATGGCCCGGCTGGTTCAGGGGGACGTGGGTTCGGGCAAGACGGTGCTCGCCTTTTTGAGCCTTCTCACGGCGGCAAAGAACGGCGTGCAGGGAGCGCTGATGGCGCCCACGGAGATTCTGGCCCGCCAGCACTTTGCGGAGGCCCAGAAGTTCTTTCGTCCCTTTGGGGTGCGGGTGGGCCTCATTCTGGGCAGCCAAAAGGAGCGTGAAAAGCGGGACGGCCGGGAGCGGACGGAGCTTGGAGCATGGGATGTGGTGATCGGCACCCATGCGCTGATTCAGGGCTCGGTGCGCTTCCGAAACCTCGGCCTCGTGGTCACCGACGAACAGCACCGCTTCGGCGCCCAGCAGCGCCAGGTGCTGGTGGACAAGGGCGCGGCGCCCCATGTCCTCGTCATGTCCGCAACGCCCATCCCAAGAAGCCTGTCCCTCATCCTTTACGGGGATTTGGACGTGTCGGCGGTGGACGAGCTGCCGCCGGGCCGCAAGCCCATCGAGACGAAACGGGTGCGGGAGGCGCGGCGGCGGGATCTGTACGATTTCATCTATCGGCGGGCAAAGACGGGCGGGCAGGCCTATGTGGTCTGCCCGCTGGTGGAGGATTCGGAGGACCTGGACGTGCGCTCCGCCGAGAGCGTCTACCAGGAACTGAAAAGGGCCATGAAGGGCGTTTCCATCGCCTATCTCCACGGAAGGATGAAGTCCGGCGAGAAGGAGGCGGTCATCGAACGCTTCCGCAAAAATGAGGTGCAGGTGCTGGTGTCCACCACCGTGGTGGAGGTGGGGGTGAACGTGCCCAATGCCACCGTCATGGTCATCGAAAACGCCGAGCGGTTCGGGCTTGCCCAGCTCCACCAGCTTCGCGGCCGGGTGGGCCGGGGCGGGGAGGCCTCCTACTGTTTTTTGCTCGAACAGGAGGGCAGTGCCCGGCTGGACGTGCTGGCCCGCACCCAGGACGGTTTTGAAATCGCCCGGGAGGATCTAAGGATGCGGGGCCCGGGAGAGATGATGGGCGGAAGGCAGAGCGGCATGATGAGCTTTAAGACGGCGGGTTTCGGCCTTGGCCTCTCCGATGTGGAAAGGGCCCGGGATCTTGCGGTGGAACTCCTTCGCACCCGGCCCGAGCTGGCCTACGCTATCCCGGAGCACAGCCTGTTTTCCTTCGATGGGCTGGGAAGCTGGGCGGTCCATTAGATTGAGGAAAAACGCGGTGAAAAATTTTTTTCGCCGCGTTTTTTTATGTTTGAAATTACCAGCGTAAAAGCATTTCGCTTTGGACAAAGTATTCTTGCATCGAAAAGGAGGTGAAAAACAACATGGCTAGCAGCAATAACAGAGTTGTGGTTCCCGAGGCCAAGCAGGCTTTGGACAAGATGAAGTACGAAATCGCTCAGGAGATGGGTCTTCAGTACAACGGTTACAAGGGTGACCTGACCTCCAAGCAGAACGGCAGCGTGGGTGGCGAAATGGTGCGCCGCATGATCGAAGACTATCAGAACGCGAACAAGTAATTCCATCTCTATCGGGATAAGGAGGTGAAACAACAATGGCTAGCAACAATTCCGGACGTCAGAACCGTTTGACGGTGCCCGAGGCGAAGCAGGCGATGAACAACATGAAGTTTGAGATCGCCAACGAGCTGGGCGTGAACCTGAAGCAGGGTTACAATGGTGATCTGACCAGCCGCGAGAACGGCTATGTGGGTGGCTACATGGTCAAGCGGATGATCGAGCAGCAGGAGCGCTCCATGATGGGCAAATAAGTTAGGTTGTACCATTCTTTTGCGTACTGCTTTCCAATATAAACAAGACAGCCTTGGGCATTTTGAAAAAACATCGCTTTTGGAGAAATGACCAGGGTTGTTTTTTTGGTTGACAAGGCTTTTTGTTGTGCTTATAATTTACTAAAGTAAATTGCTAAATCGATAAAACGGAGGCCGGTCATGCAGGAGCGAACCTATCTGCCCGAGGGCGTGGAGGATTTGATGCCGGAGCGCTGTCAGCTCAAGCGAAAACTGGAGCGCGGGATGGAAGCGCTTTTTGAAAAGAGAGGCTATCTTCCCATCGAGACGCCCCTTTTTGAGGCGTGGGAGAATTTCGCCACCCTCATGGAGCCCACCAAGCGGGACGGCGTGATCAAATTCATCGACGGATCGGGGCGGGTGATGGCCCTGAGGCCCGATCTCACACTGCCCGCGGCGCGGCTGGTGGCGGCCCGCTTTCCCGAGGGTGAGACGGTCCGCGTCTTTTACTCCGGGGACGTCTACACCAACACGCCGGAGGCGGACCAGATGCGGCAGATCCCCCAAACGGGCGTGGAGCTCATGGGCGAGGGCGGCCCGGAGGCGGACGCGGGGATCATCGCTCTCGCCGTCGAAGCGCTGCTGGCTTCCGGACTGGACGGCTTTCAGATCGACATCGGCCAGGTGGGCTTTTTTGCCGGGCTGATGGAACGGGCGGGCTTTGACGAGGAGGAGATCCTTGCCATCCGGCGGCTGATCGAGATGAAAAGCGTGCTGGATGCCGGGGCATGGCTGGCGAAAAAGAATCTGACGCCGGACGTGGAGGAGGCGCTGGTGGAGCTGCCCAGCCTCTTTGGCGGCGCCGAGGTCATCGACAAGGCCGGCGCCTGGGCAAAAAACGACCGGTGCCGCTACGCGCTCGCCAATTTGGAGCGAGTTTACGGCCTGCTGTGCCAGCGGGGCTATGAAAAATATGTTAAAATAGATCTGGGTATGGTGCACACCATGGATTATTACACCGGCGTGATCTTCCGGGGCATGGACCACCGGCTGGGCCGGCCGCTGGTGAGCGGCGGACGGTATGACCATCTGATGGAGAACTATGGCCGGCCCATGGAGGCCATGGGCTTTGCGGTGGATGTGATGGCGGTGTTGATGGTGCGGGAGCGCATGGGCAAGGAGGTCTAAATGGAGAAGGTGACGCTGGCTCTGGCGAAGGGCAGGCTTTCGGAAAAGGCCATGGGACTGATGGCGAGGGCGGGCATCCGCTCAAAGGAATTCGATGAACTGGGCAGAAAACTGGTCTTTGAGGATGACAGCGGCGCCTATCGGTTCATCCTGGTCAAGCCCAGCGACGTGCCCACCTATGTGGACCACGGTGTGGCGGATGTGGGGATCGTGGGCAAGGACACGCTGATGGAGGAGAACCGCCCGCTCTACGAGCTGCTGGATTTTGGCTTTGGCGCCTGCCGCATGTGCGTATGCGGGTTCGAAGGCAGAAGGCCGCCGGTCGGCGCGCCCCTCCGGGTGGCGACCAAATATCCCCGGATCGCCCGGGCCTACTATGGCGAGAAGGGGCAGAACATCCAGATCATCAAGCTGAACGGATCGGTGGAGCTGGGGCCGCTGGTGGGATTGTCCGATGTGATCGTGGATATCGTGGAGAGCGGCGGCACGCTGAAGGCCAACGGCCTCGCGGTGCTGGAGGAGGTTGCGCCGCTCTCCGCCCGGCTGGTGGTCAACCGGGTGAGCATGAAGACCAAAACGGAAAAGATCCAGCGGCTGATCGAGGGCTTCAAGCAAGCGCTGAAGGAGGATGAGGCATGAGACTGTCCATTGTGAAGGGCGAAGGCCTGAAAGAGGCGGTGGCCCGGCTGGAGGGCCGGGCGGGTACGGCCCAGGAGGACGCCCGGCAAAGGGTGCTGGAGATCTTGACGGAGGTCCGCGAAAAAGGGGACGAGGCCCTTTTGGCGTACACGGAGCGCTTCGACGGCGCGAAGCTGGAAAACCTTCAGGTGAGCGAGAAGGAAATTGCCGAGGCTTACGCCATCGTGGGCGAAAAGGCGGCCGCCATCCTGGAGCGGTCGGCGGCGAACATCCGCGCCTTCCATGAGCAGCAGAAGCAGGCCTCCTTCATGAATTTTGGGGAGGAGGTCAAGCTGGGCCAAATCGTGCGCCCGCTGGCTTCGGCGGGCATCTATGTGCCCGGCGGGCGGGCCGCCTACCCTTCCTCCGTGCTGATGAACGCCATCCCCGCCAGCGTGGCCGGCGTGGAGCGGATCGTGATGGTCACCCCGCCGGGGAAGGACGGCAGGGTGACGCCCATGACGCTGGTGGCGGCACGGGTGGCCGGCGTGAAGGAGATCTACAAGGTGGGAGGCGCCCAGGCGGTGGCGGCGCTGGCCTATGGCACCAAGACCCTGCCGGCGGTGGATAAAATCGTGGGTCCGGGGAACCTCTACGTGGCCCTCGCCAAGCGGGAGGTTTTCGGCCAGGTGGGCATCGATATGATCGCGGGACCCAGCGAGATTCTGGTGGTGGCGGACGCTTCCGCGAATCCCGTGTACGTGGCGGCCGATCTTCTGTCCCAGGCGGAGCACGATCCCCTGGCGGCGGCGATCCTTCTGACCGATGATGAGAAGCTGGCTCAAAGGATTCTCCTGGAAGTGGAGCGGCAGACCGCGGCGGCGCCCCGGCGGGAGATCATCGAGCGCTCCCTGGAGGACTACGGCATTCTGGGCGTGACGGACTCCCTGGAGGCCGCGGTGGACCAGGCGAACGCCATCGCGCCGGAGCATCTGGAGCTGGCCGTGGCCGATCCCTTCGCCCTCCTCGGCCGGGTGAGGAACGCCGGGTCCATCTTCCTTGGCCATTACGCGCCCGAACCCCTCGGCGATTACTTCGCCGGCCCCAACCATGTGCTGCCCACCAACGGCACCGCAAGGTTCAGCTCGCCCCTTGGCGTTTACGATTTTGTCAAGCGTTCCAGCGTCATCCACTACACGAAGGAGGCGCTTCAGAAGGTTGGTCAGGACATCATGGATTTTGCCGGTCTGGAGGGCCTTTTTGCCCACGGCCAGGCGGTGTCCGTCCGCATGAAGGAGGATGAAAGATGACCCAGTCGGTGATTTGCCGCACCACGGCGGAGACGGATATCACTTTGGAGCTCACCCGGGAGGGCTCGGGGAAATTTGACGGGACCAGCAGCATCGGGTTCATGGACCACATGCTGACCCTGTTCTGCCGCCATTCGCTGATGGACCTCAAGCTGGCCCTGAAGGGCGATCTCATCGTGGACGCCCACCACAGCGTGGAGGATCTTGGCATCTGTCTCGGGCAGGCCTTTGCCGAAATCATGGAGGACAAGGCGGGGATCCGGCGCTACGGCTCCGTCTTCCTGCCCATGGACGAGACGCTGGTGCAGGCGGCGGTGGATATCAGCGGCCGGCCCTATCTTGTGATCACGGGGGATCTGGTGCCCGGACGGGCGGTGGCCTTCGACGATCAGCTGGTGGAGGAATTCTTCCGGGCCTTCGCCATGAACGCCGGCATCACCCTGCACATCCGCTACCTCTACGGTAGGAACTTCCACCACATGGCGGAGGCGGCCTTCAAGGCCGTGGCCCGGGCCCTTCGGGAGGCCATGGAGCACGATCCGCGGGAGACGGGCGTTCCTTCCACCAAGGGGGTTCTGTGATGCGGGTGTATCCGGCTATCGACCTCAAGGGCGGAAAATGCGTGCGACTGGTCCAGGGACGCATGGAACGCTCCACCGTGTACGGCGATCCGGTGGAGATGGCGCTCAAATGGAAGAAAGCGGGCGCCGGTTTTCTGCATATGGTGGATCTTGACGGCGCCTTTGACGGCGCGGGCCGCAACCGGGAAGCGGTGGCAAAGGCGGTCCGGGAGACCGGCCTTCCCGTGCAGCTGGGCGGGGGTATCCGCACGCTGGAGGATATCCGGGAATGCCTGGCCCTTGGCGTGACCCGGGTGATTTTGGGGACCGTGCTGGTGGAGAATCCGGAACTGGCCAAGGAGGCGGCGGGACTTTATCCCGGCCGCATCGCGGCGGGTATCGACGCCAAGGCGGGCAAGGTTGCCACCCGGGGCTGGGCCACGGATACGGACCTCACGGCGGTGGACCTCGCCCTTCAAATGAAGGCGGCGGGCATCGGCACCGTGATCTATACCGACATCGCCCGGGACGGCATGCTGGGCGGCCCCAATATTCCGGAGACGAAGCGGCTCAAGGAGAAAACGGGCCTGGAGATCATCGCCTCGGGCGGCGTGTCGAGGCTCTCCGACCTCACAAAGATCCGGACGGCGGGCATTGACGGCGTGATCGTGGGCAAAGCCCTTTACAGCGGCGCCTTCACCCTGGAGGACGCCTTGAAGGAGGAATAATCATGGACTATGCAAAGATTCGTTGGAACAAGGACGGCCTCATTCCGGCCATCGCCCAGGATGTCAGAACGGGCGAGGTGCTGATGCTGGCCTACATGAACGAGGAATCCCTCAGGCTTACCCTCGAGACGGGCAGGGCCACCTACTTCAGCCGGAGCCGGGGAAAGCTCTGGGTGAAGGGGGAGACCTCCGGCCACACCCAAACGGTGAAAAGCCTTTGGCTGGACTGCGACGGGGACACGATTTTGATGGAGGTTGAACAGGCGGGCGCGGCCTGCCATACCGGCAGCAAAACCTGCTTCTTCACGCCGGTTACCGAAAGCCGGGAGATGTTCGGACCCCTTTGCCTGAGCCAGGAATTTGAGACCATTCTGGACCGAAGGGCCCATCCCACCGAGGGTTCCTACACCAACTATCTGTTTGACAAGGGCGTGGATAAGATCTGCAAGAAGGTGGGCGAGGAGTCGGCCGAGGTCATCATCGGCGCCAAAAACAGGGAGCCCGAAGAGGTGAGCTACGAGATGGCGGACCTTTTCTATCACCTGATGGTGCTGCTGGTGGAACAGGGCATGACCCTTGAGGACGTGTACGCCCAAATTGGCAAACGGAGGAAATAATTCTCCCTCAAACATCCAAAAAAGAGCGTTGACTTTCCGCCCGTTTTCGAGTATACTAGACACTGCATTGCGGTGTGGGAGCATAGCTCAGCTGGGAGAGCATCTGCCTTACAAGCAGAGGGTCACAGGTTCGAGCCCTGTTGTTCCCACCAACTGTATGGCCCGGTAGTTCAGTTGGTTAGAATGCCAGCCTGTCACGCTGGAGGTCGAGGGTTCGAGCCCCTTCCGGGTCGCCAATTTGCCTCTGTAGCTCAGTCGGTAGAGCAGAGGACTGAAAATCCTCGTGTCGGTGGTTCGATTCCGCCCGGAGGCACCATAATGCGGGAGTGGCTCAGTGGTAGAGCGTCGCCTTGCCAAGGCGAATGTCGCGGGTTCGAATCCCGTCTTCCGCTCCATAAGGCGCCATAGCCAAGTGGTAAGGCAAAGGTCTGCAAAACCTTCATTCCCCAGTTCAAATCTGGGTGGCGCCTCCAGCGGCATGTTGCCGCTCCATGGGCAGCTCACATTCCGTGGGCTGCCTTTTTATAGCTTGAACATCCCGCGCTGCCGGTTGAAATGAGGTGTGTTTTATGGCGAAGATCCTGATGCACTGCTGCTGTGCGCCCTGCTCCCTGTCCGTAATCGATCCCCTGCGGGCGGAGGGTTTCGAGCCGGTGGCCTTTTGGTACAACCCCAACATCCATCCCTGGAAGGAATATGAGGCCCGGCGGGACTGCCTTTTGGCCTACGCGCCCACCATCGATATGGAGGTTCGGGTCAAGGAGCATTATGGACTCAGCGAATTTGTCCAAAAGGTGGCGGGGGATATCGGCGGGCGCTGCACCTTCTGCTATGAAAACCGCCTGGAGGCGGCCGCAAGGTATGCGGCGGAGCACGGCTTTTCCGCCTTCACCACCACGCTTTTGGCCAGTCCCTATCAAAGACACGAGGCGATTGCCGAGGCGGCCGGGCGGTTTGCGCAGGAATACGGGGTTGACTTTCTGTACCGGGACTTCCGGCCCAATTTCCGGGCCGGCAACCAGCGGGCCCGGGAGCTGGGCTTCTACATGCAAAAGTACTGCGGCTGCATCTTCTCTGAGGCGGACCGCTACCAAAACAAGATCCGGCGCGACCGGGAGAAATACAGTGAATGAGGTATGCCACGGCTTTTGGAGGCCGTGGTTTTTATATTATTCATGAAAATCCGTTGTTTTTCTTGCGTTGAAGTGCCCCGGACTGGTAAGATGGAAATAACATGGGGGGTTTTATGCGCCGCACCGGGCGCCGGGCCGAAGAAGCACGACCGATAGCCTTGCAAGGGGAGGAAGCCTTGAATCAGGCCAATTTGCTGAAAATTTTGGATGGACTTCCGGATACGGCGCTGTACGTGATCCGCAGGGACAGCCATGAGCTGCTCTATTTCAACCAGCAGGTGCGAAATGTGGCGCCGGGCATTGCCCTTGGCATGGCCTGTCACGATGTGTGGCCGCAGATGTGCGGCCACTGCCCCTTCAGCGGCCTTCTGGATGGAAAGCCCTACACCGAGACCATGTCGAACCATCCCTTCGGGCCCATGGTGGACGTGACGGCCTCCGAGGTGTTCTGGGACGAGATTCCCGCCTACCTATTGTCCATCGTGCCCCACCGGCAGACGGACGCGGAGAAGAAACGGGAGCTTGAACGGGAACAGATGTCGGCGGCGGCGGGCCGGGTGTACGAGCGCATCGCCTCCGTCAATCTGACCGGGGACACCTATGATCTCATGGCGGACCGGACGGGCACAAAGCGGATGGGGGAAGCCGGCCGCTTCAGCGAACTGGTCCGGGAGGAAGCGGCACGGGTCCATGCCAGTGAGCGCCGGGCCTTTCAGGCTGTCTTCTCGCCGGACAATCTTTTGAAGCGCTTTGAGGCGGGGGACAGGGAGGTCTATTTCGAATGCCACCACGCCTGGCACGGCGAATATCACTGGATCGGCACCCGGGCGCTGCCCATCGACAATCCCTTCGGGGAGGACCGGATGGCGGTGATACTGGCCGAGAACATCGACGATGAGAAGCGCACGGAGGAGCAGCTCAAGCATTCCTTCAAGGCCGCCTGCGAGCTGGCCGGCGGGCTCACCGGCAAATATCTGGTGGAGGAGGACCGGGTGTCGCTGCTGGAGGCAAACCAGCGGTACTATGAATTTTTCGGGATCACAAGGGAGCAGGGAGAGGAAAACGCCTTCGCCTGTCTGGATAAGCAAAGCAGCGACCTGATGACAAAGCACATCCTTGACCTCGTAAAAAACAGGTCCATGATTAATCTGGAATTTCCCTATGTCAAGGATGGCCGGCAGATCTTTCTCCGGGCTCAGGCCTCCTGCATCGGGGAGCAGGAGGGGCGGCCCGTCTATTTCGGGTCGGTGGTGGACGTCACCCGGCGCGTTGAGCGGGAGCGGGAGCTGCAGGCCACCTATGACGATCTGCCCGGCTCCATTTTGAAGATGGCCATTGACGGCGCCTTCACCTATGTCTCCGCCAACGAAACCTGTTTTTCCATGACCGGACGGAGGGAAGAGGATTTTGCGGAGGGCATCCTTCGGCTCATCCATGAGGAGGACCGGACCATGGTGGAGCAGCTGATCCGCAGCCAGGCCGCCCAGAATCTTCCCATCGTCTGCGAGTTCAGAATGATCCGGGGGGACGGCGCCGTCATCTGGCTGCACGTGGAGGGCAAGCGCATCGGCGCGTTCAAGGGTTATCCCCTCTATCTGACGGTGGCCGTGGATATCACCCGGCGCAAGGATATGGAGCGCGCCCTGGCCGAGGAGCAGATGCGCTACCGGCTGGCCGCCGAGACCTCCAACGATATTTTGTTCGAGTATCTGGTGAAGGAGGACCTGCTGCGCATCTATCAAAGCGGTGAGGCGGAGCATCCACCAAGGAGCCTGGAGCGTTTTGTGGAGACGCTGGAGGACGAGGGCAGGATTCATCCCGACGACAGGGATGAGATTCTTGCCGCCCTGAGCGGAGCTAAGCCGAACTTTGACCTCCGCGTGCGAAGCGCGGAGGGCTACGCCTGGTATGGCTGCCGGACCACCACGCTCATGGATGGGGGCCGGCCCCTTCGCATCATCGGCACCCTGCGCAACATTGACCGGGTGAAGAAAGCGGAGGCGAACCGCCAGCAGTGGGAGAAGATCAGCAGCTTTGCCATCAGCAAGGATTACGCGCTTCTGGCTACAGTGGATGTGCGCAGCGGCCGCTACACCATGCGCTATACGTCCAGCGGGGGCCTGCAGGATCCAAGCCGCGCCCAGGGCGCCTATGACGCCCAGATCCGGAGGCTCATCGAGCGTCACATGGCGCCGGAGGACCGGGCGGATGCGCGGGAAAGGATGGCCCTTTCCCGGATCATCTTCTGGCTGCAGGATGGGGCGGCGGAGCACAGCCTTTATTACCGCTGCCGGCTGGGGGACGCCTGGCGGTGGCTGTGCATCTCCTTCGCCTATCTGGATGAGGGACAGGACACGCTGCTCATGGGCGTAAGGGATATCGAGCACGCCAGGAACGCCCGGCTCAAAGAGGAGCTGCTGGACCAAAGCCTGAAGCACGCCATTAGCACCATCTACGAGGAAATCTTCTACGCCAATTTGAACACCGGCGCCGTGGAATTTGTCAAGCAAAGGGAGGCCCTCACCCATCATATCCACCGGGACGACCGGCAGGAATATGAACGGGTATTCGGGGCGGAAAATGTGCTTCGCGCTCTGGCCGAAAAGGGCATGTCCCTGTCCCATGAATTCCGGAGGCTGGGCCATGACGGGCTCTACCATTGGGTGGACATGACGCTGATGCGGGCGGAAAACGACCTCAATGGAGACGGCCGCATCGTGGGCTTCGTGAGCAGCATTGACGAGCGCAGGCGGGCCCAGAGCATGCGGGAGGATTTCTTCTCCACCATCGCCACCCTCTTTGAGGAATGCTCCATCGTCAACCTGGAGGAGGACAGCTATGTGCTGCAAAAGGTTAAGGATACGCAGAATGTGATCGAGGAGGAGGGCCGCTTCAGCAGCAGCAATGAGGCCTACTGCAGGGTCATGATCCATTCCGAGGACCGGGCGGAATTCCGCAAATACTTCTCCTACGGTGGGCTAAGGCGTCAGATCGCCATGGGCAGAACCAGGATCTCCAAGGAGCTGCGCCGCCTGACCTCCAAGGGGGTCTACCACTGGGTGGAGATGGTGGCCATTGTCACCCAGCCCGCGGAGGGCGAGGCACAGAAGGTCATCTGCACCTTCCGGGATATTGAGGAAATCAAGCGGATCCGGGAAGAGCAGCACAGCTTCGGGCTGCGATTTGGAGTCACCGTCCGGGATCTTTACGTGCGCATCTTTGAATCCAACGTGGACCGGGATGAGTGCTTCAGCTTCAAGGAGGAGAACGGCGCGCTGATGCGCAGCCCGCAGCCCTTCCCTCTGGGCGCCTATGTGGAGCAGATCAGCGCCCTGGTATGCCCGGAGTTCCGCGGGGAATATCTCGCGCTGTTCAGGCCGGAGAACGTGCGGAAGGCTTACGACGCAGGGAAGCGCAGTCTCTATTTTGAGCACCAGCGTTTCGAGGAGGATGGCAGCCGGCGCTGGTATGCCACCCGCATCCAGTTTCTTGCCGCGGACGAGGAAGGCCTCAAAGTGATGATGTACCTGCAGGATGTTGACGAGATCCGCCGGGAAAAGGAGGAGCAGGAGAACGCCTTACGGGATGCCCTGGCCGCCGCCGAACAGGCGAACCGGGCCAAGTCCGAATTTCTCTCCCGCATGAGCCACGATATCCGAACGCCCATGAACGGCATTTTGGGGATGGCGGCCATCGCCTCCACGGAAGATAACCCGCCCCGCACAAAAGCGTGTCTGGGCAAGATCGAGATGTCCGGCAAATATCTGCTCCATCTGGTGAACGATATCCTGGATATGTCCAAGATCGAGAGCGGCAAGGTGGTTCTCACGGAGGAAACCATCAGCCTTTCGGAATTTCTGGACCGGATCGAATCGCTGGTGGCGCCACAGGCCCAGCAAAAGGGACAGAGCTTTCATATTGAGCTTGGCGCCGGCCTGGCCGAGGCCTACCGGGGTGACGGGCTTCGGCTCAACCAGGTGCTGATGAATCTTCTGGGCAATGCGGTCAAGTACACGCCGGAGGGCGGACACATTGTTCTTCGGGTGCACAGGCAGGATCCGGGAAGACCCGAGGAAACGCTGGCCTTCGAGGTGGAGGACGACGGCGTGGGCATGGCCGCGGAATTCATGGAGCGGATGTATGAGCCCTTCGAGCAGGCCCAGGACGAACGGGCGGGCCTTCAGGAGGGAACCGGTCTTGGGCTTTCCATCACCCGCAATCTGGTGCGGCTGATGAACGGCGGGCTGGAGGTGGAAAGCGAGCCGGGGAAGGGCACGCGCTTTACGGTGCTGGTGCCTCTAAAGCCCGCGGAGCAGGGTCCTATGGAAAACCAAGCAGCCCCGGCGGAACCCAGCTGGCAGGACTTTTGCGGCAAGCGGGTGCTGATGGTGGAGGACAACGAACTCAACATGGAGATCGCCAAAACCATCCTGGAGATGAAGGGCTTTGGGGTGGATACGGCGGCGAACGGCCGGGAAGGCGTGGACCGCTT is a genomic window containing:
- a CDS encoding ATP-binding protein, which encodes MNQANLLKILDGLPDTALYVIRRDSHELLYFNQQVRNVAPGIALGMACHDVWPQMCGHCPFSGLLDGKPYTETMSNHPFGPMVDVTASEVFWDEIPAYLLSIVPHRQTDAEKKRELEREQMSAAAGRVYERIASVNLTGDTYDLMADRTGTKRMGEAGRFSELVREEAARVHASERRAFQAVFSPDNLLKRFEAGDREVYFECHHAWHGEYHWIGTRALPIDNPFGEDRMAVILAENIDDEKRTEEQLKHSFKAACELAGGLTGKYLVEEDRVSLLEANQRYYEFFGITREQGEENAFACLDKQSSDLMTKHILDLVKNRSMINLEFPYVKDGRQIFLRAQASCIGEQEGRPVYFGSVVDVTRRVERERELQATYDDLPGSILKMAIDGAFTYVSANETCFSMTGRREEDFAEGILRLIHEEDRTMVEQLIRSQAAQNLPIVCEFRMIRGDGAVIWLHVEGKRIGAFKGYPLYLTVAVDITRRKDMERALAEEQMRYRLAAETSNDILFEYLVKEDLLRIYQSGEAEHPPRSLERFVETLEDEGRIHPDDRDEILAALSGAKPNFDLRVRSAEGYAWYGCRTTTLMDGGRPLRIIGTLRNIDRVKKAEANRQQWEKISSFAISKDYALLATVDVRSGRYTMRYTSSGGLQDPSRAQGAYDAQIRRLIERHMAPEDRADARERMALSRIIFWLQDGAAEHSLYYRCRLGDAWRWLCISFAYLDEGQDTLLMGVRDIEHARNARLKEELLDQSLKHAISTIYEEIFYANLNTGAVEFVKQREALTHHIHRDDRQEYERVFGAENVLRALAEKGMSLSHEFRRLGHDGLYHWVDMTLMRAENDLNGDGRIVGFVSSIDERRRAQSMREDFFSTIATLFEECSIVNLEEDSYVLQKVKDTQNVIEEEGRFSSSNEAYCRVMIHSEDRAEFRKYFSYGGLRRQIAMGRTRISKELRRLTSKGVYHWVEMVAIVTQPAEGEAQKVICTFRDIEEIKRIREEQHSFGLRFGVTVRDLYVRIFESNVDRDECFSFKEENGALMRSPQPFPLGAYVEQISALVCPEFRGEYLALFRPENVRKAYDAGKRSLYFEHQRFEEDGSRRWYATRIQFLAADEEGLKVMMYLQDVDEIRREKEEQENALRDALAAAEQANRAKSEFLSRMSHDIRTPMNGILGMAAIASTEDNPPRTKACLGKIEMSGKYLLHLVNDILDMSKIESGKVVLTEETISLSEFLDRIESLVAPQAQQKGQSFHIELGAGLAEAYRGDGLRLNQVLMNLLGNAVKYTPEGGHIVLRVHRQDPGRPEETLAFEVEDDGVGMAAEFMERMYEPFEQAQDERAGLQEGTGLGLSITRNLVRLMNGGLEVESEPGKGTRFTVLVPLKPAEQGPMENQAAPAEPSWQDFCGKRVLMVEDNELNMEIAKTILEMKGFGVDTAANGREGVDRFAASKPGLYFAILMDIRMPVMDGLAASRAIRALDRPDAASVPIVAMSANAFHEEIADAKREGIDDDLTKPIAIPMNSLPSWTGLFMRSGSEDGMKLFKNWDWETRSYNHLFRSVLCGIVQYRLDSSGEVVFKNANPEAIRIFGYEPDEFWAKKDWRLPELIDEADRERVLKGARTLQKVGQKQGYEYRLRQKDGSSLWIIGSAELIRDLDGEVVVQSVFLDIDNSKKAEMQNQRLTKQVEAGNELLKMALEHTDNYEFYYYPEERRVIIPERTTARFHCKSCYEDMPQSFAEDFVAEACWSAFTAMYDAIHRGERTATAEFSSKNTGAWCRVTLSSVGYGEKGEPVFVVGIVEDITKEKKMAAALEAAHTRDPLTGLYNKEPGVAMVRQHMLQKPVEEPCVLMLLDMDNFKAVNTAEGSVFADAILQDVADILCAESGPEDYQIRLGGDEFMLFLKNCDRPQAVELGPRIAERVKSLYGGREPHLSVSIGMCATSVVNEYNGLYRCAESTLMYVKEHGKGGAACYLDTSNEAGADLTRIYYDEGHVFNDIDNKGSFGAENMMDFALEVLGRGKKLDDAIFLVLARMGTRLKLDRVSIVEFDRDYLSFRYAYQWSRSRTDLQMGQEFYIDRELYERLPHLYGEEGIYERAFNRKSAMASCLQAAFWNQGMYAGALGFEIGDPDYVWTDEERKLLKEMTKLISSFIMKAKADAVSRAKTDFLSRMSHEIRTPMNAISGMTIIAKSLVDDREKVLDCLDKIEASNAYLLTLINDILDMSRIESGKVELNPRAVDLAAELRRLHAMLLPQAEQKGIEFTVENHLEARPLMLDALRLNQVLINVVGNAIKFTERGSVKVRVEPVGHRASGPLVRFSVEDTGVGILKENQSRIFNAFEQGRREVVEKYGGTGLGLSISSRLVQMMGGTLEVESEAGGGSKFSFTLALPYGEGETELEMPKAMKPMDFTGKRLLLVEDNALNRDIAKTILEMQGFVVETARDGQEGVDAYAAHEPGYYACILMDIRMPVMDGLEATRRIRTLGREDSRTVPIIAMTANAFDEDSHKSMESGMNGHLTKPVVIEELFGLLGQCLA